The Bradyrhizobium betae genomic interval CGATCGCGGACAACCAATCCCAGATGCAGGCGATCAGCCAGGTTACCGACCAGGGCAACGCCGGCGTCGATCCGAAGGCCCTGGTCGGACAGCTCATGAACGAGCTGGCGCGCGCCGCCACGAGGGCGACACGGCTCGAGGCAGGCTTTGCGGAGAAGACCCGGGAGCTCGATGTGATCCGCGACTCGCTCTCCAAATCCGAGGAGCGCGCCCGGACGGATACGTTGACGGGCCTCGCAAACCGGCGGGCGCTCGACGAGTTCCTGCGCAAGGCGCAGACGATGGCGGACTGGGGCGAGCCGCTCAGCGTTCTGATGCTCGACATCGACCACTTCAAGACCTTCAACGACAATTTCGGTCACGGCGTCGGCGACCAGGTGCTGCGGCTGATGGCGAGGGTGCTGCGCGAAAAGGTTCGTCAGCAGGATCTGCCGGCGCGCTATGGTGGCGAGGAACTGATCGCCGTGCTGCCGGATGCCGATCTCGCCATTTGCGCCGAGATCGCCGAGGTGATCAGGCGCGCGATCGCCGAATGCACGATCACGCGACGCTCGACCGGCGAGATCCTGCCCGGCATCAGCGTGTCGATCGGTGTGGCGCAGTACCGGGCCGGCGAGGCGATCACCGACCTGATCGAGCGCTGCGACCGCGCGCTCTATCTTGCCAAGGGTGGCGGCCGCAATCGCGTG includes:
- a CDS encoding GGDEF domain-containing protein is translated as MDSSFDDHDHDYAASIAGRAMRSMAEQRIPPTPTNFAVWFQYFAGSQDDLRNAVDLLIDHNRPFDARTNQDLFETYVAPQVSAVVVNTSERLHTLMGAAKEFLATAIADNQSQMQAISQVTDQGNAGVDPKALVGQLMNELARAATRATRLEAGFAEKTRELDVIRDSLSKSEERARTDTLTGLANRRALDEFLRKAQTMADWGEPLSVLMLDIDHFKTFNDNFGHGVGDQVLRLMARVLREKVRQQDLPARYGGEELIAVLPDADLAICAEIAEVIRRAIAECTITRRSTGEILPGISVSIGVAQYRAGEAITDLIERCDRALYLAKGGGRNRVVTESELDRAGAAG